GATCTTCAAGAGTAAAAGATCTTCTCTGAAATAAATATTCAAATTCCTCTCACCTTCTATCCTATTTTTCTTGGTTAAGTCAGTTAATCAAACTAATTTTTGTTTTTCAATTTTTATCTAAACATCATTTCCTATGCACAAACTTGTATTACGTAAGTGGTATTAGGGACTTTTACAACATTTTGATGAGTTTAATAAATATCAAACAATTGATTACTATCTAATGGCGATTAAAAAATCGGAATTGTACAGCTCCCTTTGGGCAAGTTGTGACGAGTTAAGAGGCGGTATGGATGCCAGCCAATACAAAGATTACGTATTGGTGATGTTGTTTATCAAGTACATCAGCGACAAATGGGCAGGACAGCCCTTCGCTCCTATTACGATTCCGGAGGGTGCTAGCTTCAAAGACATGATTGCCCTGAAAGGTAAGACAGACATTGGCGATCAAATCAATAAGAAGATAATTGCACCCCTAAAGGAAGCAAACAATCTTTCTGACATGCCCGACTTCAACGACGTGAACAAACTTGGAGATGGCAAAGAAATGGTGGATCGATTAAGTAACCTGATTACCATCTTCCAAAAGAAAGAGCTAGACTTCAGTAAAAACAGAGCTGAAGGTGACGATATTCTGGGCGATGCCTACGAATACCTGATGATGCACTTTGCAACAGAAAGCGGTAAGAGCAAAGGCCAATTCTACACTCCTGCAGAGGTGAGTAGAATCATGGCGATGATTATCGGGATCTCTCAGGATCAAACAAATGCAAACACAACAGTGTATGATCCAACCTGTGGTTCAGGTTCCTTGTTGCTTCGAATTGGTTCGGCAGCAAAAACAAAAGTAACGCTGTACGGTCAAGAGAAAGATTCGGCAACATCTGCTTTGAGCAGAATGAACATGATTTTACATGATTATCCATCAGCTGAAATCAAACAAGGAAATACCCTTGCCAATCCGCTGTTCCTAGAGGATGGCAAAATGAAACAATTTGATTACGTGGTTGCTAATCCTCCATTCAGCGATAAACGCTGGAGCAATGGCTTGTCAATCCCTAATGATGAACCAAACAATCGTTTTGCTGGGTTTGGAGTTCCTCCATCCAAAAATGGTGACTTTGCTTACCTGTTACATATTGTCCGTTCACTGAAGCGTAATGCCAAAGGTGCGATCATTTTGCCTCACGGCGTATTATTCAGAGGTAATGCAGAAGCAGAGATTCGTACCAACCTCATCAAAAAAGGATACATCAAAGGTATTATTGGCTTACCAGCCAACTTGTTTTATGGCACTGGTATTCCTGCATGTATCATCCTAATTGATAAAGAGAATGCACTAAACCGAAAAGCTGTTTTTATGGTGGATGCAAGCAAAGGTTACATCAAGGATGGAAACAAAAACCGATTGCGTGAGCAGGACATCCGGAATATTACCGATGTGTTTAATGCCCAGTTTGAGGTACCTGGTTATAGCCGTATGGTATCTAAACATGAGATTGAGCAAAACGAATACAACCTCAACCTCCCTCGCTACATCGACAGCCAAGAGAAGGAAGACATACAAGACATCGATGCCCACTTAAATGGCGGCATACCAAATGCCGACGTAGATGACTTGCAACAATACTGGAAGGTTTACCCTAATCTAAAAAAGAGCCTGTTTGAAGAGATAC
Above is a window of Algoriphagus machipongonensis DNA encoding:
- a CDS encoding type I restriction-modification system subunit M yields the protein MAIKKSELYSSLWASCDELRGGMDASQYKDYVLVMLFIKYISDKWAGQPFAPITIPEGASFKDMIALKGKTDIGDQINKKIIAPLKEANNLSDMPDFNDVNKLGDGKEMVDRLSNLITIFQKKELDFSKNRAEGDDILGDAYEYLMMHFATESGKSKGQFYTPAEVSRIMAMIIGISQDQTNANTTVYDPTCGSGSLLLRIGSAAKTKVTLYGQEKDSATSALSRMNMILHDYPSAEIKQGNTLANPLFLEDGKMKQFDYVVANPPFSDKRWSNGLSIPNDEPNNRFAGFGVPPSKNGDFAYLLHIVRSLKRNAKGAIILPHGVLFRGNAEAEIRTNLIKKGYIKGIIGLPANLFYGTGIPACIILIDKENALNRKAVFMVDASKGYIKDGNKNRLREQDIRNITDVFNAQFEVPGYSRMVSKHEIEQNEYNLNLPRYIDSQEKEDIQDIDAHLNGGIPNADVDDLQQYWKVYPNLKKSLFEEIRSGYSALKIDPSEINDSIYQHAEFTAFITEMDTLFQSWCTENIAYLKGLETNCHPKEVIASLAESLLSKYHNKPLINKYNVYQHLLSYWNEVMQDDAYIISYDGWKAETYRIEVENNKGKKVDKGWTCDLVPKDLVINRYFQAEKQALADLEAKKEALAAEIVELEEEHGAEEGLFAELDKVNKGEAQKRIKAIQKEKDADLADELEALQQYVKLHTDLTAINKEIKTTEQQLDDGLYAKYPTLTENEIKTLVVDDKWLKTMETALKGEIDQISQRLTNRIKELSDRYDTPLPTLVTETASLEATVNEHLAKMGFVWN